Sequence from the Hamadaea flava genome:
GTTTTCCTGCCGATGCCAGCGACCGAGTACGACAGGTCGACGGCGTCGTCGACGGCGGTGTCTACTGGGCGCTGCCCGTGCAGAATCCACGAATCGCCGGCTCGCCGACCCAAACCGGCGGCAGTTCGGGTCTTGCGCTATATGCGGCAGATCCGGGTGCCATAGCAGCCATGCGACCGCATGTGACCGCCGGCCGAGTCTTCGACGGCTTCCACCAAGCCCAAGGCGCACGAGTGGCGATCGTAGGCAGAGCCGCCGCGCAGCGCTTGGGTATTCGCCGCCTGGACGCGCTTCCAGCCGTCTTCGTCAACGACATTCCCTACACCGTGATCGGCGTCTTCGACGACCTCCAGCGAGTACCCGAACTGCTGCTCAGCATCATCATCCCCACGTCAACGGCACTGGCCGCCTACGGGCCGCCCGTCGACCAACCAGCCCGAATGCTCGTGGAAACCCAACTGGGCGCCGCACCGGTCGTTGCCGGCCAACTCGCGGTCGCCCTGCGACCGGAAGCACCCGAAAGCTTTAAGATCATCGCACCGCCCGACCCGAAAACCCTGCGCCACAACGTCACCGGAGACTTCGACGCGCTCTTCCTGCTACTGGCAGCCCTCAGCCTGGTCGTCGGTGCGGTGGGCATCGCGAACACGACATTGGTCGCCGTGATGGAGCGCATCGCCGAAATCGGTCTACGGCGATCGCTTGGCGCACGTGCTCGCCACATCGCCGCTCAGTTCCTGGCGGAGTCCGCCCTCATCGGGTCCTTCGGCGGATTGATCGGATCGAGCCTCGGCGTCGTCATAGTGCTCGCCGTCGCCATCGCCCGGCACTGGACAGCGGTCCTACCGCCGTGGGCGGCAGTGTCGGCCCCGCTGGCCGGAGCCGTGGTAGGTGTAATCGCCGGACTTTATCCAGCGATTCGCGCAACGAAGATCGAACCAGTCGAGGCTCTGCGCCGGTAGGCTCGAGCGCCGAAACGCACCGCGAAGCCTCCTTGCCAAGAGGAAGCGCAGCGCGTGCGACTCATCGCAACTGCCAAGCCAGCAGTTGGGACCAGAGCCCCGATCGGCAGCCTCTGCCGCATAGTGCTGCAGGCACGACATCGCCACGCCTGACCGCGCGGTGGGTCCCGAGCCACCAACATGGCGCCGTAGAGCAGCGGACTCGGTCTCCGCCGGGTTCCTGGATCTACGCCATCAAGCTCGCGCGACACGGGCCGGGAACGGTCGCGCTGCATAGGTCGATGCTGGTGGGCCAACACTGTCCGTCGTGGATCTGGTGAGGTGACCTGGCGTCGATAGCGCGTTTGTAGAAAGTGGACGGAAAGCAGGTGGCACAGAGCAAATTTGCGCAGCGGCCTAGCTGTGCGGCCCGCCGCTGACCTTCTGCCGGGCTCGCTGGTGCCGTTATGTCTGTCCTGTCAGGTCGGTCGGCGATGCAGCCGGCGAGCAGATCGGCGTAGCAGCAATCGCAAGATCGAAACTCATTGCGCTCGATGGCGCCGAGTTGTTAGATTCACTGGCAACGCCGCGGGGGACGGTGGTGATGACACCATCCCCCGCAGGGTCATCATCTATACCGTTTGGAGGCGGGTATGACGACCAAGCCCATTGTAAGACGGAGTCTCCGGGCAGCAGTTGTGTCCGGAGTGGTGGCCACCCTAGCCATGGCAGGCTTGCAATCACCGGCGTTTGCTTATGGGAGAATGGACATTTCGGGTGGTCTCGGTCATGCCACCACCAACAACGTCAACGACGTGCTGTTCGGCTGCGATGACAAGGCCAACGGCATTGGCGTTTACGGTCGCTTCATCATGCAAGAGGGGAGTCTCGTCGACGTGCCCGATCCTGATGGCGAATCCGGAGGGTGCGGCGTAGACGACTGGCGCGGTACAGGCTACTACGCATACAAGCTTCAGGCGGTGCAGCGAGACGGCACAGCGTCAGCCTGGGGCTACACCTACTAGGTCGCAATTCACGTCGCCACGCTGACAATTGGTCAACCTGGACGGTCGCCCAGTCGTACAATGGCCGGGCGACCGTCCAATTTCGATGCAGAGGGTATGGCTACTGTGAACCGTCTTGGATGGCGCGGGCTGACCGCGATTTTCTTGAGTGCTTCCGTGTCGATGGGATGTTCATCTCACGACCAGAAGACGCAGTCCAATGTTATCGAACCGAGCATTGGTGTGCTTGCTCCCGTGAGTTCAGTGTCGAGTATCTCGCTGCCTCTCGACGCCTACCGGCTAAGTTCAGAGCAGAAGCTTCTCGACGCGCAAGCTCAGGACCTTTTAATGAGTGATTGCATGCATAAGGCCGGAGCCTCTTTAGAGGGCGAATCAGTAACCTATTCCGTGGCCGTAAACGAGTACGTCCAGAAGCAGCGCGACAATTCGTTTGGACTAGTTGACGAATCGAAGGCTCAGCAGTTCGGCTATCATGGCGAGCCGATGCCGATTCCGGAGGAGAAGCAGTACTCGCCCTCGCCGGCTATGAGCCAGTGTTCCGCTGAAGTAAAGCAGTCCATGGCAGAGAAGGCGCCATCTGTCCAAGATTTTAGCAAGAGCTTCAGGCTTCCGGATGAAGCGGTGGCCCGTACCCGTAACGACAGTCGCTACCTCGCCATGGCCAGGCGTTGGTCGGACTGCATGAAAGACAAAGGCTACGTCTACGATTCGCCAGAGAGCGCGGCGACTGATTCCAATTGGCCAACCAGCAATCCGAGCGCAAGTGAAGTACAGACCGCGACCGCTGATGTCCGTTGTAAGGCGGAGACCGATTACCTTCCGTTGGTTGTTGCCTTGCGGACCGCGTATGAAATCCAGCTACTTGAGGAGAATGCTGAGGCGCTTCAGCGAGTCAAGGAGTATTACGATAGGCGGAC
This genomic interval carries:
- a CDS encoding ABC transporter permease; amino-acid sequence: MLGTVLGIGAFIAVVGLSATAGGQIDKRFTALAATSVSVEDVARTDASGLTTLSFPADASDRVRQVDGVVDGGVYWALPVQNPRIAGSPTQTGGSSGLALYAADPGAIAAMRPHVTAGRVFDGFHQAQGARVAIVGRAAAQRLGIRRLDALPAVFVNDIPYTVIGVFDDLQRVPELLLSIIIPTSTALAAYGPPVDQPARMLVETQLGAAPVVAGQLAVALRPEAPESFKIIAPPDPKTLRHNVTGDFDALFLLLAALSLVVGAVGIANTTLVAVMERIAEIGLRRSLGARARHIAAQFLAESALIGSFGGLIGSSLGVVIVLAVAIARHWTAVLPPWAAVSAPLAGAVVGVIAGLYPAIRATKIEPVEALRR